A stretch of DNA from Anopheles ziemanni chromosome 3, idAnoZiCoDA_A2_x.2, whole genome shotgun sequence:
TTCATGTGCGCTCATTCAAACGCGAAGGTAAGGCATGCAATGCATGAAAGTTGGCACGATTCATTAACTTTGTTCATttgagaaattaaattttgatgtACCGTCTTATTAATTGTAACATTGAGCAGTTCTATTGAACAACACGAAAATAGGTcgcaaaattttaaatcacttttcaatttaattatttgttaaaACAACCAGCTTCGAAATCAGAGCACTTAGGGGAAGACAGGGATAGTAATCTTTGAACTACGCAAGATCGCTGCGAATCTAAGATCGAatactttttttcaaaaccgaTGCAGCATTCATGAAACACACATTTCCATCGTATTTATTTCTTCATGctaaaatgtatgaaatttgTTCTGTTTAGTGATCGACATACGTGGTGTTATCGCCCAAGTCACTTCCTAGAGTCTATGCATCAACGAAACAAAGatggtattttgtttgtttgtttgttttttttttctacgatTAAGCACGCCCAACCGCGTATCCGACATTCAGTGTAGTAACATTTATAAAGTTACCATATTACAACCCCGGCTACTTCCGACCATAGAACTGGGATATTTGTTCCATAGACTAGCGTTTCGGGCATATATAACTATCCATGGAAGCGAAATAGAACCGTTAATGGTTTTCAAATGAttagattatttatttattattttcaacaataacAATCATCCATCCTCATGCCGCGACATAAGCAATAGACGTGGGTCCTACCAATGGATCCAATACAGACAAAATAATGTACCAAAAACCACCATTACAAAATGAACAGCATACCCTTCAAACACTGAGCAAACTCCCATGTAATTCATGAGATGATTTACAACTTATTTAACAGAGAACAACATATCTAAAGCAGAAACATAACGATAGGAAGCAAAGCGCCAACGTCTTTTGGAATGTATCGAATGAGAACGAAAAGTGTTAATACCTGAACAGAGTATACAAATTATTGAGACGGAGAGTTGGCGAGAAACAGCGAACAAAACTACAGGAAtccataaacaaaaacaaagtagaaccgaaacatattttcttgcACTCAACTCCTGATCCTaacacttttaaaaaaaatcatggcGGAACGAAAAATCTCTGCACCAACTAACAAACAGTAACGCAACACATTCCATGTCattgttttttatgttaaatCTTCTGTTTATACAGATCCAAACAACCAACGCAAAGTACGCAACATAAACTTAAGGGAAAAAACTGCAAGAGTTTTGGCAACGAAGTAAAGTTAATGTCAGTATGTGAAGCTACTCGCTAGTTCAGTTTTCTACAAGGATATTCTTTAAAATTcacgttttcgttttctacGATATACTCCACGAATTCCGTTTGTGTATAAAAAGTatacaaaaggaaaataatattataataataatacttgTTATCTACCTCACATTAATAACAGAATTAAGAGTTTTGTTTGTAAGTTtatgttttaagttttaaatttattaataacTATAAAGCCATGTGGTACGCAGTCAGTGAGTAGAGAACAATCGCCACGACAAAATAAGCAGAGATATAACATTTAAATCTCGCAAACGAACAGAAGAACTTGTGCTAGAAGGATTcggtttcattattttttggcTTGCTTCAAGAGATACTCGAAAAACCGATAACAAATTGAATCtaagaaaaaaccaacaaattcCATAGTCAGACCAGAACATACACAGAGACGAtcggattattttattttaaattttttatcaaCTGCCAACCATTGGTAACAGATAAAACTTTAGTTTGATGTTCTCTTACCACTGATGCGTTTCGGATATTTCTGTTAgtttatatacatatatatatacaacatacatatatatgatgatctatttttgtttgttttctgtagAATTACGCGCATGAACGAGTGGTATACATTTTCTGTGTAGAAAATAACTTTTAcgtgaactttttttttctatctgaAAGAAAGCGTTTGGTCATACCTATTCAATTTCATTAACGTTTTATGGCGGCCTCTACTAAATGGATCCGTAAGTAAATCTGCTTTATCCTTGGTTAGAAGACACGTGTCGagttgaaatattaaaaactgtTCCTTGCGATCAGGTACGAGCGGAATAAGTCATCAATAACAGGCAAACAAAGAGTTCATTTCACGGCTTGTATAGAATCTTCAATATACGAACGTTTATTGTAGGAAAAGTGTGGATGTGGAGTTTGTTTCGATCGTTGCTTTTTGCTTCCACACTCCGGACATAGCCGACAGCAGGAAGAAAATTCGAAAACACACGCAGCAAGTCAACTCGATCAGACTTTGGAAGTATGATACCCTCATCACCAGCAGCGTAGTAGAGGCATACATGTTGGTGAGTAGTTCGCGATCGTTGCCGAGAGTGTGCAACGATCGGTCGCCTCACAGAAACTTGAGACTGTCGCAGTGGGGCTTGTACTCGATGGGATGCGTTTGAGGTAGGTTCAGTACGCGCCGCAGGGTTTCCCGGATCCGGATGGTGTTATCGGTGTCGGTGGCCGTCCGGTTCCACACCGACAGCACATCCTCGGAGACCTGGGTGCACAGGACGACGCCGCAGATTTCTGTACCAACCAAAAACTGCTCCCCCAGCATCGCCATACACACGTTCTCCCAGGCGCGATCAATTTTGGACTTCTTCAATCGAATCACCCACTTGCCGCCTCGCATGTTGGCCGGATCTTCCCACATCGGTTTGATGCCACTCTGTGAACGCAAGGAACGGAGGCAAACAGTTTACGAAATCCATTCAAAGCAGAGAAGAAGACGTGATGGAGGCTCACCTTAAACAAATGTAACCTTCGGAAAGGTTTTAATACGGTTGGTTTGACGAGGTGACAGTACAGGGACCACCACTGCTCAACGCTAGCACATCGACCGACAAAGTGTAGCGATTTTACGTATTCCTGTAACGATAGAAAACACCGCCAGGTCAGTGCAACCAACTCGGCAAGTAGATGAGGTTCGCACGTGAACTACCGCCGCTCGATGTGACCCCTTCTTGCCGAACCATAGGCAGTAGGTGTACTGTAGCTTGTGTTCTCCCGGTCCCACTTCCAGCGGTTCTAACTTATCCACGTCGAAATCCGCTCCTTCGTCACCACTGTCGTCGCTGTCGCTAGCATATGGCCTGATCCTGCAAGGAGATTCAAAGAGGCTAGTGATAAACCTTTCCTTGTGCCAACTCTGTGGTCTTGCTTCTCTTCCGGTATCCCGCTTCGAGGACCCACGACCCTAGAGGTCGGTGGTGTTGCAATGTTGTTTTTGGGAACCGATTTCGTATGTCTTCCCAAATCTCCGGCATGGCGACTTACTCGTATTTGTTTGACATTGTTTTAACAGTCGGTAGGTAGGACAGAGTGAAACGATGTGTAAAACTATATTCTCGCTATCACAGAATGTTTGCCGCAATGTTTTACTTTGCTCTTTTGCTTTCTTGCACGATTTCTGGAGTGTTTTCTTGacgttttagcgtgtttctgTCGTTTTAAAGTGTCAAAGTTTCATGCCAAGGAAAACGGTACATCCACAGGTGAGCTAGTATCGCATCTTTGGCAACCATGATATGAATACTATTTTATTACCTCACATCTGCTTTCCAAATCATTGATTATGTGGGAAAAATAcacttttttcataaaaactaTAGATTGATTAGAAGTTTCTAgtctataaaatatttttctcaaaGGTTTGTTGGCGAATATGATATGATGACACCTTGCGTTCATCTGCCTTGGTCTCAAACTGTCAAACGCTGTTTCGGGAACAGTTTTTGGCGACGCCATATTGACGCAAACATTTTCTGCGGCAGCAGTTGATTCTTCCGGAAGATGTGAATTTTTCACGTATAGAAAAGAGTCTAAAATTTCGTGTTGAGTATTGTAATTCATTGTTGAGACCTTCCGGTGACCGGAAagaacacgaaacgaaaatgtcTGCCTTCTTGCGATAtatcgaaatggaaaacttcaAGTCCTACCGTGGACGTGCTGCAATAGGACCGTTGAAACGGTTTTCCGCCGTGATTGGACCGAATGGGTCGGGTATGATGCTGTGCTGCTTTCGTTTGCTAGACTGTGGTTTGAGGTGCACATTTGCTAACGTTTTCGTTTGTAATTTCTTTTCTGTGCCAGGAAAATCCAATTTCATGGACGCCATCAGCTTCGTCATGGGGGAAAAGACAAACAGCCTCCGTGTGCGGAAGTTGACCGAGCTTATTCACGGCGCCTCCATTGGGCAACCCGTTTCGAACCGAGCTTCAGTAACGGCTAAATTCATCATAacggacgacgaggaggaggtggagaaAACTTTCCAACGCTCTGTGATCGGTTCGTCGTCGGAGTATCGCATCAATGGCAGTCCGGTTTCGTCAACGGTGTACCTGCAGGAGCTGGAAAAAATCGGTATCAATGTGAAGGCGAAGAATTTCCTCGTGTTCCAGGGAGCGGTAGAAAGTATTGCCATCAAAAATGCCAAGGAACGTACGGCGCTGTTTGAGGAAATCAGTGGCTCCGGGCAGCTGAAGGACGAGTACACCCGGTTGAAGCAAGAAATGCAGAGTGCCGAAGAGGAGACTCAGTACACGTACCAGAAGAAGAAGGGAGTGGCTGCCGAAAAGAAGGAGGCGAAGCTGGAGAAACAGGAGGCCGATCGATACGCCCGTTTGAAGCAGGAGTACCATGAGAAGCAGGTACTCTACATTGTGTTCCGCCTGTACCACAACGAGAAGGAATCAAAACGCCTAAAGGAAGATCAAGTAAGCAAAGAGCAGGAACTGAACATTATCGAAAAGCGGAAGGAAGAGGCGGACGAAATAttaaaggagaagaaaaaagaactcgGTAAGGTGACACGTGAAATGGCAAAGAAGGAGCAGGAAATACGGGAGCTCGAGGCCGAGACCAGTAAGCGCCATCCGATGTTTATCAAGGCAAAGGAAAAGGTTGCCCACACCCAGAAGAAACTGGACGGTGCGAACAAAACGCTCGAGCAAGCGCGGCGCGCCCACGAGGCGCATCAGGCGGACATAAAGAAGCTGGAAGACGAGCTGCGTGCCGTCGAGGATATAAGGGCCACCTTCGAGAACGAGGTGGCCGGCGAGTCGAAGAAGCGTGGCAGTAACGTACATCTGGAGCGCGATCTGGTGCAGGAGTATGACCGGCTGAAGCAGAAGGCAGACGCGACGGCTGGTAAatatctcattcatctcgatTCCGTCAACCGGGAGCAAAAATCCGATCAGGATCTGCTGGACAGCGAAATCAATAAGAAGGCACAGATCGAAGAAAACTACAAGCGCAACGAGTCGGAGAAAAACGAGGCCCTCAAGCGGCAGGAAAAGTTGATAGACCATATCAAATCGAGCAAGGTGGCACTCGAGGAGCAGAACCGTATCAAGGCAGAGCTGAGCCAGGACGTGGGTTCGTCCAAGGAACGCATACTGGAGCTGCAGTCGGAGCTGGAGAATGTGCGCGAGCAGCTCGGTGACGCAAAGATCGATAAGCACGAGGATGCCCGACGTAAGAAGAAGCAGGAGGTGGTGGAACTGTTCAAACTAGAGGTGCCGGGCGTATACGATCGTATGATCAACATGTGTCAGCCGACGCACAAGCGCTACAACGTGGCCGTAACGAAGGTGCTGGGCAAGTACATGGAAGCCATTATTGTGGACACGGAGAAAACCGCACGGCGCTGCATTCAGATACTGAAGGAGAAGATGCTGGACGTGGAAACATTCCTGCCGCTGGACTACTTGCAGAAGAAACCCCTCAAGGAGCGGCTTAGGTGAGTTGGTTAATCATTTTCACACCAAACTTCCACGGTATGGCTCATCAATGTTTCGCACAACTTTATTCGTATAGTAATCTTAACTTTAAGGCAAATCAGTGCTGATTGTCTGTCTTTGGTCGACAGTCGGGCGGCGGGATGATTACCCATTCCGAGTCTGATTCCTGCCGGTTTAGGGGTGGAGGATGCagtagctgctgctgttggtgctgctgctgcctcgTTTGTTGCTGTCGATTTTTGTCGTTCAGTTGCTTCTGCAGGTTAGCTTTGAACTTAAGTAGCGCCTCCTATAATCAAACGGAGCAGGCATTGTATTTTGGAATGCTACGAGATCGCTAATTTATCTCACGTAACGTACCCGTTCCTCGAGCCGCTTTATGTAGGCCTTCTTCAGCTGCAGCTCCTCCGGTAGCATATTGTTCTGCAACATTTCCCGTTGCGCCATACTGGTCACGATTTGCGTCTCGAACTGCGACGAAAGGCAGGCGGTGAAAATACAATTCATGTTCCCATTTGCCAATGCATTACAGGGATATGGTATAATGACTCACCTCGAAATACTTTTGCACTAACAGCTTGTGTTCGTTGTGTATCTGCTCGGAGAGTGGATTGTTTGGTACCGGTGTTAGAGGTCTCAGATTTGGGTCCAAAATACTGTACAGCGTGTCGCCGAGGGCCGCCTCGTTCTGTTTGTTGTTTCCTCGTCCGTCTCCTTCGCCTCGTTTACCGCCTCCCTCGTCGTCCGCAGTGGTGTCTACTGTTGGGATCGGCCCTACCCTACCACCGGTGGTGGTTTCACCAATCCCGACACCGGTGGAGCCGGTCGAGGAATTGGTGAAGGTAATTGAGCTGCTGACGGCATCCATGGGCGCATTGGTGCATTTTGTGACGGTTAACCCTTCCGTGCCCTGATTGTTGTTAGctgcgaaggaagaaaaacaataaaaatcctTTTCATTAAATGACGAAATTTAAACCTTTATGAATCTTAGGGCGAATCAGacagattcatgaaaatttat
This window harbors:
- the LOC131286794 gene encoding eukaryotic translation initiation factor 4E type 2 isoform X1, with protein sequence MSNKYEIRPYASDSDDSGDEGADFDVDKLEPLEVGPGEHKLQYTYCLWFGKKGSHRAAVVHEYVKSLHFVGRCASVEQWWSLYCHLVKPTVLKPFRRLHLFKSGIKPMWEDPANMRGGKWVIRLKKSKIDRAWENVCMAMLGEQFLVGTEICGVVLCTQVSEDVLSVWNRTATDTDNTIRIRETLRRVLNLPQTHPIEYKPHCDSLKFL
- the LOC131286794 gene encoding eukaryotic translation initiation factor 4E type 2 isoform X2, with the protein product MSNKYEIRPYASDSDDSGDEGADFDVDKLEPLEVGPGEHKLQYTYCLWFGKKGSHRAAEYVKSLHFVGRCASVEQWWSLYCHLVKPTVLKPFRRLHLFKSGIKPMWEDPANMRGGKWVIRLKKSKIDRAWENVCMAMLGEQFLVGTEICGVVLCTQVSEDVLSVWNRTATDTDNTIRIRETLRRVLNLPQTHPIEYKPHCDSLKFL